Proteins co-encoded in one Prunus persica cultivar Lovell chromosome G6, Prunus_persica_NCBIv2, whole genome shotgun sequence genomic window:
- the LOC109949853 gene encoding G-type lectin S-receptor-like serine/threonine-protein kinase LECRK3: protein MPNHIGARKLAMAFTVRLLLFSSLFLLPVSVFAQTNGGIAVGDFLTATAANSSPWLSPSGDFAFGFFPLGSNDLFLLSIWYAKIPDRTIVWNANRDNEAAVAPKGSTVNLTANSGLVLRSPQGEELWKSETSVGVVANGVMNDTGNFVLQDRNSESLWETFNNPTDTMLPGQTLERSGKLSSRQSETNYSKGRFQLLLQEDGNLVLSTINLPTNFANEPYYATDTTSGTVAGSEGKELVFNVSGYLYVVRENGGKYNLAVGEVVSARDNYIRATLNFDGIFAQYYHPKNFTGNVSWTILWSEPDNICQRITESSGVGVCGYNSICTLKGDKRPTCGCPTGFSLLDPNDPYRGCKPDFIQGCKEDELSGTKDLYDVEVLINTDWPISDYVQLKPFTAEKCNESCFQDCLCAVAIFRSETCWKKKLPLSNGRVDVSLNSQAFIKVRKDNSTLPIPAPQLPCPDEL, encoded by the coding sequence GCTTTTACTGTACGGCTGCTTCTGTTTTCCTCACTGTTTCTGCTACCAGTTTCTGTGTTTGCTCAAACCAATGGTGGCATAGCAGTGGGGGATTTCCTAACTGCAACTGCAGCTAACTCCTCACCATGGCTTTCTCCATCTGGTGATTTTGCCTTTGGATTTTTTCCGCTTGGAAGCAATGATCTTTTCCTGCTCTCAATATGGTATGCCAAAATACCAGACAGAACCATAGTTTGGAATGCAAATCGGGATAATGAGGCTGCAGTTGCACCCAAGGGGTCAACTGTGAACTTGACTGCCAACAGCGGTCTAGTGCTTAGAAGTCCTCAGGGTGAAGAGCTATGGAAATCTGAAACCAGTGTTGGTGTTGTTGCCAATGGGGTCATGAATGACACAGGCAACTTCGTTCTTCAAGATAGAAATTCAGAAAGCTTATGGGAGACCTTCAACAATCCCACTGATACCATGTTGCCTGGACAGACATTGGAAAGAAGTGGGAAGCTTTCGTCTCGACAATCGGAGACTAACTATTCGAAAGGACGGTTCCAGCTGCTTCTGCAAGAAGATGGGAACCTTGTGCTCAGCACCATAAACTTGCCAACAAACTTTGCCAATGAACCTTACTATGCAACCGACACTACCTCAGGGACCGTGGCAGGTAGTGAAGGTAAAGAATTGGTTTTCAATGTCTCAGGCTACTTGTATGTTGTGAGAGAGAATGGTGGAAAGTACAATCTTGCAGTGGGAGAGGTAGTCTCAGCAAGGGACAACTATATTAGAGCAACTCTCAACTTTGATGGGATTTTTGCTCAATATTATCACCCCAAGAATTTCACTGGAAATGTAAGCTGGACTATTCTGTGGTCAGAGCCAGATAATATTTGCCAAAGAATTACCGAAAGTTCAGGTGTAGGTGTTTGTGGGTACAACAGTATCTGCACTCTCAAAGGAGATAAGAGGCCAACCTGTGGATGCCCAACAGGGTTCTCTTTACTTGATCCAAATGATCCATATCGGGGATGCAAGCCGGATTTCATACAAGGCTGTAAAGAAGATGAGCTTAGTGGCACAAAAGAtttatatgatgttgaggtgcTAATAAATACAGATTGGCCAATCTCAGATTACGTGCAGTTGAAACCTTTTACCGCAGAGAAGTGCAATGAATCTTGCTTTCAAGATTGTTTGTGTGCTGTTGCTATTTTCCGGTCTGAAACCTGCTGGAAAAAGAAGTTACCTCTCTCAAATGGGAGAGTGGATGTAAGTCTTAATTCACAAGCCTTCATCAAAGTCAGAAAGGACAATTCAACTCTACCAATACCAGCTCCTCAACTTCCATGTCCAGATGAATTGTAA